The Armatimonadota bacterium genome includes a window with the following:
- the prx-3 gene encoding putative thiol peroxidase → MAERTLLFKGNPVPVAGPELKAGDRAPDFRLHQRTPDGLRDVTLADYAGKTLILSVVPSLDTPVCEMQTLRFNRAVESLPENVKVLTVSMDLPFAQARFCSEKGTDRIETASDHRDASFGLAYGTLLEPLRLEARAVFVVGPDGILKHAQYVPEVTNEPDYDAALAAVQ, encoded by the coding sequence ATGGCGGAGAGAACGCTTCTTTTCAAAGGAAACCCCGTTCCTGTGGCCGGGCCCGAGCTGAAGGCAGGAGACAGGGCGCCGGATTTCAGACTTCACCAGCGCACTCCCGACGGGCTGCGTGATGTGACGTTGGCGGATTACGCGGGCAAGACGCTCATCCTCAGCGTGGTTCCTTCTCTGGATACCCCGGTCTGTGAGATGCAGACGCTGCGCTTCAACAGGGCGGTGGAGTCGTTACCTGAGAACGTGAAGGTGCTGACCGTGAGTATGGACCTGCCCTTTGCTCAGGCACGATTTTGCAGTGAGAAGGGGACGGACCGGATCGAGACCGCCTCGGATCACCGGGACGCAAGCTTCGGCCTGGCCTACGGAACCCTGCTGGAACCTCTGCGGCTGGAGGCACGGGCGGTGTTCGTGGTGGGTCCGGACGGGATTCTGAAGCACGCCCAGTATGTTCCAGAGGTAACCAACGAGCCGGACTACGACGCGGCGCTTGCCGCTGTTCAGTAA
- a CDS encoding magnesium transporter MgtE, which yields MKMLTLDQVAARLRLEAAQGLRKEAVEQILTGLHPSEVGAALSELPPETAMAVLRVLDRPLAALLLGEIPDELLEYVLSEMPMTDLARILSALRVEDNEKVASHIAEVLPSLDQKRQVGLFLALPRDATAEVFSLLDTTARDSLLLSMTDSETRQVLADLSPDDRTELFEELPGQATQRLLNLLSPEDLAEARRLLGYPEESVGRLMTPDYIAVRPDWTVARALEHIRSRMSESETSDIIYVTDYRWKLLDALDLKRFVMADPSSKVEDMMNETFVALSPLDDREAAVETMQRYDVSVLPVVDTDGTLVGIVTFDDVMDVAEEEATEDFHRVAAVAPLRKKLSETALFELVRSRVGWLLALVAVNLITGGIIALHTDVIQASVALVFFLPLLIASGGNAGAQAATLVVRALATGDVKPREWILFVLRDAAVAGSMGVIMGLAVSAVGLHRGGPDVAVTVGLSMVCIVLAGSLVGTILPFLLTRLRLDPATASAPLVTTMADITGVMIYFSIARRILPLV from the coding sequence ATGAAGATGCTCACCCTGGACCAGGTGGCCGCGCGGCTGCGTCTGGAGGCTGCGCAGGGGCTGCGCAAGGAGGCTGTGGAGCAGATTCTCACGGGCCTGCATCCGTCCGAAGTGGGAGCCGCTCTGAGCGAGCTGCCTCCGGAGACTGCGATGGCGGTTCTGCGTGTGCTGGATCGTCCTCTGGCGGCGCTGCTTCTGGGGGAGATCCCGGATGAGTTGCTGGAGTATGTCCTCTCTGAGATGCCGATGACCGACCTGGCGCGCATTCTGTCGGCTCTGCGGGTGGAGGACAACGAGAAGGTGGCCAGCCACATCGCCGAGGTTTTGCCTTCCCTGGATCAGAAGCGGCAGGTAGGCCTGTTCCTTGCGCTGCCTCGCGATGCGACGGCGGAAGTGTTCTCTCTGTTGGACACGACAGCCCGGGACTCTCTGCTTCTCTCCATGACCGATTCCGAGACGCGGCAAGTGCTGGCCGATCTGAGTCCCGATGACCGGACGGAGCTATTCGAAGAGCTGCCGGGACAGGCCACGCAGCGATTGCTCAACCTCCTCAGCCCGGAGGATCTGGCCGAAGCACGGCGCCTGCTGGGATATCCGGAGGAGAGCGTCGGCCGGTTGATGACGCCGGATTACATTGCCGTGCGCCCGGACTGGACGGTTGCCCGGGCGCTGGAGCACATCCGCAGCCGGATGAGCGAGTCGGAGACGTCGGACATCATCTACGTCACGGACTATCGCTGGAAGCTGCTGGACGCTCTGGACCTGAAGCGCTTCGTTATGGCCGATCCCTCCAGCAAGGTTGAGGACATGATGAACGAGACCTTCGTAGCGTTGTCTCCTCTGGATGACCGGGAAGCGGCCGTGGAGACGATGCAGCGCTATGACGTCAGCGTGCTCCCGGTGGTGGACACAGACGGCACTCTGGTGGGGATCGTCACGTTCGACGACGTGATGGACGTCGCGGAGGAAGAGGCCACCGAGGACTTCCATCGCGTCGCCGCTGTGGCGCCTCTGCGGAAAAAGCTGAGTGAGACGGCCCTGTTCGAACTGGTCCGAAGCAGGGTCGGATGGTTGCTTGCTCTTGTCGCTGTCAACCTCATTACGGGGGGGATCATAGCCCTCCATACGGATGTCATACAGGCATCCGTCGCGCTTGTGTTTTTCCTTCCGCTGCTGATTGCCAGCGGCGGTAATGCAGGAGCGCAGGCGGCTACGCTGGTCGTACGCGCTCTTGCCACAGGAGACGTCAAACCGCGGGAGTGGATTCTGTTTGTTTTGCGGGATGCGGCTGTTGCCGGGTCCATGGGGGTGATCATGGGGCTTGCTGTCTCGGCGGTCGGACTGCATCGCGGTGGTCCTGACGTGGCTGTTACAGTGGGTCTCAGTATGGTGTGTATAGTCTTGGCCGGCAGCCTCGTGGGAACGATTCTTCCTTTTCTGCTGACGCGTCTCCGGCTGGATCCTGCGACTGCGAGCGCACCTCTGGTCACGACGATGGCGGACATTACCGGGGTCATGATCTACTTTTCCATTGCCCGTCGCATCTTGCCTCTTGTCTAG
- a CDS encoding nitrate ABC transporter ATP-binding protein yields MTASALVKLRGVTQSYQIGRKVFVAVDGVNMTVNEGEFVALLGPSGCGKSTLLRIITGLQKPSQGTVLYRGEPVTGVNPRATIVFQTFALFPWLTVQQNVEIALKARGVSPEERKTRALELLDRVGLDGFETAFPRELSGGMRQKVGFARAMAVNPELLCLDEPFSALDVLSAESLRGELLELWLGGGIPTRAILMVTHNIEEAVFMADRVIVMDKDPGRVVADVNVALPHPRQHKSPEFAAIVDQVYATLAGQTQPEHLEVGTAPGEPGRTRALPDIAIDDLTGVLERLTEEPGRTADIFRLSSELQVDSDYLLRLTEAAELLGFATLAQGDISLTPLGETFAEASILARKEIFATRIRRLPLFSWLLKMLSAAEKPQLERSVIHAALELEFPPEEARRQLDLIIQWGRYAELFEYDDGSEILSREAGVPAGTSA; encoded by the coding sequence GTGACGGCAAGCGCGTTGGTCAAACTTCGGGGAGTAACCCAGTCGTATCAGATTGGCAGGAAGGTGTTCGTGGCGGTCGACGGCGTCAATATGACCGTCAATGAGGGCGAGTTCGTCGCGCTTCTCGGGCCCTCCGGATGCGGAAAGAGTACGCTGCTCCGGATCATCACCGGTCTGCAGAAGCCCAGTCAGGGCACGGTACTCTACCGTGGTGAACCGGTGACCGGAGTGAACCCGCGCGCCACCATCGTCTTCCAGACCTTTGCCCTTTTCCCCTGGCTTACGGTGCAGCAGAATGTGGAGATAGCCCTCAAGGCCCGCGGAGTCTCTCCGGAGGAGCGCAAGACTCGGGCCCTGGAGCTCTTGGACAGGGTAGGACTTGACGGGTTTGAGACGGCGTTTCCTCGCGAGTTGTCCGGAGGGATGCGGCAGAAAGTGGGCTTTGCGCGGGCCATGGCTGTTAACCCCGAACTGCTCTGCCTGGACGAGCCGTTTTCGGCGCTTGACGTGCTGAGTGCTGAATCGCTTCGTGGGGAGCTTCTGGAGTTGTGGCTGGGTGGCGGCATACCCACGCGGGCGATCCTGATGGTGACTCACAATATCGAGGAAGCTGTCTTCATGGCGGACCGGGTCATCGTTATGGATAAGGATCCGGGCCGTGTGGTCGCCGATGTCAATGTCGCGCTTCCTCATCCACGGCAGCACAAGTCTCCGGAATTTGCCGCCATTGTGGATCAGGTGTACGCCACACTAGCCGGACAGACACAACCGGAGCATCTGGAAGTCGGTACCGCTCCCGGGGAGCCGGGCCGCACGCGTGCGCTTCCCGATATCGCGATTGACGACCTGACCGGAGTTCTGGAGCGCTTGACGGAGGAGCCCGGACGGACGGCCGACATCTTCCGGCTTTCGTCGGAGCTGCAGGTGGACTCGGACTATCTCTTGCGGCTGACGGAGGCTGCAGAACTACTCGGCTTTGCCACCCTGGCCCAGGGTGACATATCGCTGACCCCTCTTGGCGAGACCTTCGCGGAAGCAAGCATTCTGGCGCGCAAGGAGATCTTCGCGACCCGGATACGCAGGCTTCCGCTGTTCTCCTGGCTTCTCAAGATGCTGAGCGCTGCCGAAAAGCCGCAGCTTGAGCGCAGCGTCATCCACGCGGCCTTGGAGTTGGAGTTCCCTCCGGAAGAAGCCAGAAGACAGCTCGACCTGATCATCCAGTGGGGCAGATACGCCGAGCTCTTCGAGTATGACGACGGAAGCGAGATCCTCTCGCGCGAGGCGGGCGTCCCGGCCGGGACCAGCGCGTAG
- a CDS encoding ABC transporter permease yields the protein MNTLARRFGFGWTLARRATWADAIVLAGLAALVYAGAELAMEAPEAVSGPTISLAPSALPLYAALSAARMLAAYMLSLAFTMVYGYVAARNRRAEQVMIPLLDVLQSVPILSFLPVVLLSLSAIVSQNIAAEIASVVLIFTGQVWNLTFAWYQSLVTIPRDLQEASEVFRLNGWLRLKFLELPYAAISLIWNSMMSWAGGWFFLMAAEMFTVGDRDFRLPGLGTYLQTAANAGDLHAILRGVGTLIIVIVAIDQLLWRPLLVWAERFKVETVSADFPPSSWLYDVLHRSALAGWFARCVLRPAGEFLDSCFLRLFSTPRPRNGAGHAGWTFTVLLILCGGAVGYGVYRAAGMLAGVSGSQWLAIALGLLATFARVTVALLIALAWTVPLGVALGTNRKLAAWLQPVAQIAASVPATALFPVLLLLVLGLPGGLDVAAVLLMLMGTQWYLLFNVIAGASAIPQDLKYTSALLGLGRWEKWRVLILPALFPYLVTGAITASGGAWNASVVAEYASFGGKTVYTVGIGALIARATASGDFPLLLASTLSMIFVVVLINRIFWRRLYRRSAAVYRLE from the coding sequence ATGAACACCCTGGCTCGCAGGTTCGGCTTCGGTTGGACACTGGCCCGCCGCGCAACGTGGGCCGATGCCATTGTTCTGGCAGGTCTGGCGGCTCTTGTGTACGCGGGCGCCGAACTGGCCATGGAGGCCCCCGAAGCCGTCTCAGGCCCCACGATCTCCCTTGCGCCTTCGGCTCTCCCGCTTTACGCGGCGCTCTCGGCGGCCCGGATGCTCGCCGCATACATGCTGTCGCTCGCGTTCACCATGGTCTACGGCTACGTTGCAGCGCGCAACAGGCGGGCGGAGCAGGTCATGATTCCGCTGCTGGATGTCCTGCAGAGTGTTCCCATTCTTTCCTTTCTCCCGGTTGTGCTCCTGAGCCTCTCAGCCATCGTATCTCAGAACATCGCGGCCGAGATCGCGTCTGTCGTCCTGATCTTCACGGGGCAGGTCTGGAACCTGACATTCGCCTGGTATCAGTCCCTGGTCACGATTCCCCGGGATCTGCAGGAGGCCAGCGAGGTCTTCCGGCTCAACGGCTGGCTGCGCCTGAAGTTCCTGGAGCTTCCCTACGCGGCGATCAGCCTGATCTGGAACAGCATGATGAGCTGGGCTGGTGGCTGGTTCTTCCTGATGGCGGCCGAGATGTTCACTGTTGGAGATCGGGACTTTCGCCTGCCCGGTCTGGGCACTTATCTCCAGACTGCCGCCAACGCCGGTGATCTGCACGCCATTCTCCGGGGCGTGGGAACGTTGATCATCGTGATCGTGGCCATAGACCAGCTCCTCTGGAGGCCGCTTCTCGTCTGGGCGGAGCGCTTCAAGGTGGAGACAGTCTCAGCGGATTTCCCTCCTTCATCCTGGCTTTACGATGTGCTTCACCGCTCGGCCCTTGCCGGATGGTTTGCAAGGTGTGTTCTCCGGCCCGCTGGCGAGTTTCTTGATTCCTGCTTCCTCCGCCTTTTCTCCACACCTCGTCCAAGGAATGGCGCGGGCCATGCTGGCTGGACCTTCACCGTCTTGCTGATTTTGTGCGGGGGCGCCGTTGGCTACGGAGTCTATCGTGCTGCGGGAATGCTGGCGGGAGTCAGCGGCTCGCAATGGCTCGCCATCGCACTGGGTCTTCTGGCGACGTTCGCCCGGGTGACCGTTGCGCTCCTGATCGCTTTGGCCTGGACGGTGCCGCTGGGCGTGGCGCTGGGCACGAACCGGAAGCTGGCGGCCTGGTTGCAGCCCGTCGCGCAGATTGCAGCGTCTGTGCCTGCTACTGCGCTCTTTCCGGTCTTGCTCCTGCTGGTCTTGGGACTGCCCGGCGGACTTGACGTTGCGGCCGTGCTCCTGATGCTTATGGGCACGCAGTGGTATCTTCTGTTCAACGTCATTGCCGGGGCGAGCGCAATCCCGCAGGATCTGAAGTATACCTCCGCACTGCTCGGTCTGGGCCGATGGGAGAAGTGGCGTGTCCTTATCTTGCCTGCCCTGTTCCCCTATCTCGTTACCGGTGCGATAACAGCAAGCGGGGGAGCCTGGAATGCCAGCGTTGTCGCCGAATACGCCAGTTTCGGAGGAAAGACGGTGTATACGGTTGGAATCGGCGCGCTTATCGCGCGTGCCACGGCATCGGGAGACTTTCCGCTCCTTCTGGCATCTACGCTTTCTATGATTTTCGTGGTGGTATTGATAAACAGGATTTTCTGGAGAAGGCTCTACAGACGATCCGCGGCGGTGTATAGACTGGAGTGA
- a CDS encoding NADH-dependent dehydrogenase: protein MKDRRLTRRSLLKAGAALALPAIVSARALGREDKVAASERITLGFIGVGGMGGAHLGGFLRNPRVDVIAVCDVYEPHLRKARERVGERCLAYKDFRHLLLRRDIDAVVVSTPDHWHTLICIRAAEAGKDIYCEKPLTYSIGEGKPLIEAVRRYGRVFQVGSQQRSDRNFRFACELVRNGKIGKLHTVRTGFGRGPEGGDPAITAPPEGLDWDFYVGPAPMTPFQKGRFGFDFRWFTEYSGGILTDWGAHHNDIAQWGTGYDGSGPVEVEGTGAFPSTGAFDTVRDYNVTFTYSNGVKLICSNQHNGVLFQGTQGEVAVNRGFLDASPKDLLEWRPGPGDIRLYESPGHHNDWLDCIRTRRRPICDVEIGVSSVNICHLANIAIRLGRKLRYDPAQMRILDTPEAESMLFRPYRAPWSL, encoded by the coding sequence ATGAAGGACAGACGGCTGACCCGCAGAAGCCTTCTGAAGGCGGGCGCTGCCCTGGCACTTCCCGCGATCGTCTCCGCCCGGGCGCTGGGCCGGGAAGACAAAGTGGCCGCAAGCGAGCGGATCACGCTGGGATTCATCGGTGTGGGTGGAATGGGCGGCGCGCACCTGGGCGGATTCCTGCGGAATCCCCGCGTGGACGTCATCGCCGTATGCGACGTCTACGAACCCCATCTGCGCAAGGCGCGGGAGCGGGTGGGGGAGCGCTGTCTGGCTTACAAGGATTTCCGGCATCTTCTCTTGCGCCGGGATATTGATGCCGTCGTCGTCTCCACGCCGGATCATTGGCACACGCTCATCTGCATCCGGGCCGCCGAGGCGGGCAAGGACATCTACTGCGAGAAGCCCCTGACTTACAGCATCGGGGAGGGGAAGCCCCTCATCGAGGCTGTCCGCCGCTACGGCCGTGTATTTCAGGTGGGTTCCCAGCAGCGCTCCGACCGCAACTTCCGTTTCGCCTGCGAGCTGGTCCGCAACGGAAAGATCGGAAAGCTGCACACAGTCCGCACCGGCTTCGGACGAGGCCCGGAGGGTGGGGATCCGGCCATAACGGCTCCTCCCGAGGGGCTGGACTGGGACTTCTATGTCGGCCCTGCTCCGATGACTCCGTTCCAGAAGGGACGTTTCGGCTTCGACTTCCGCTGGTTCACGGAGTATTCCGGCGGCATCCTGACCGACTGGGGAGCTCATCACAACGACATCGCCCAGTGGGGGACGGGCTACGACGGCAGCGGCCCAGTGGAGGTTGAGGGCACAGGAGCATTTCCCTCCACCGGCGCCTTCGATACAGTGCGAGATTACAATGTGACCTTCACCTACTCCAACGGGGTGAAGCTGATCTGCAGCAACCAGCATAACGGCGTGCTGTTCCAGGGGACTCAGGGGGAGGTGGCAGTCAACCGGGGATTCCTGGACGCTTCTCCGAAGGACCTGCTGGAATGGCGGCCGGGGCCGGGGGACATCCGTCTGTATGAGAGCCCCGGGCACCATAACGACTGGCTGGACTGCATCCGGACGCGCAGACGGCCTATTTGCGACGTCGAGATCGGAGTGTCTTCCGTGAACATCTGCCATCTGGCGAACATCGCAATCAGGCTGGGCCGCAAGCTTCGCTACGACCCGGCGCAGATGCGGATTCTGGATACTCCCGAGGCGGAAAGCATGCTGTTCCGTCCCTATCGCGCGCCGTGGAGCCTGTGA
- a CDS encoding glycolate oxidase iron-sulfur subunit — protein sequence MTQPRKGRDDETSLARLTDELVECIHCGLCLEACPTYVELNREEDSPRGRIYLMRSVAEGRASLDGSVLHHLDVCLGCRACETACPSDVKYGLLLEHTRTHIEESAYRPLWQRLGRRVLMEVFTHSATMALAMFFATLPSRLLRRPPSAPGGMVSRIMGAHGDGGDLRLDRFPSPRPLRLPRLVPAARERKLRVGLLEGCVMPVLFPEVNLATVRVLSKLGCEVVVPPGQGCCGALHVHNGYGRQAARMALRNMAVFEAAQCDVIVVNSAGCGSTMKEYAGLFPEGSPERERATAFSAKVRDVSEVIAGLLDEADLKPVEMTVTYHDACHLAHGQKIRSEPRRMLSAIPGLTLVDLPESDHCCGSAGVYSFTQPEMAVRLLKRKVANIESTGAEVVATGNPGCQMWIRSGLKLEGSSVRALHPIEIVDLALTSQDSPSPG from the coding sequence ATGACGCAGCCGCGCAAAGGGCGAGACGACGAGACCTCGCTGGCCAGGCTCACCGATGAGCTGGTGGAGTGCATCCATTGCGGGCTTTGCCTGGAGGCGTGCCCCACCTACGTTGAGCTGAACCGGGAAGAGGATTCCCCCAGGGGACGCATCTACCTGATGCGGTCCGTGGCTGAGGGGCGTGCGTCCCTTGATGGCTCGGTGCTCCATCATCTAGATGTCTGTCTGGGATGCCGCGCGTGCGAGACGGCGTGTCCGTCGGATGTGAAATACGGCCTCCTACTTGAGCACACCCGGACACACATTGAAGAATCGGCCTATCGGCCGCTGTGGCAGCGTCTCGGGCGCAGGGTGCTGATGGAGGTCTTTACCCACTCGGCCACGATGGCTCTCGCGATGTTCTTCGCGACGCTTCCTTCCCGCTTGCTTCGTCGCCCTCCGTCCGCGCCGGGAGGAATGGTCAGCCGGATCATGGGTGCCCACGGGGATGGAGGAGACCTGCGGCTGGACCGCTTTCCCTCGCCGCGTCCCTTGCGTTTGCCGCGCCTCGTTCCTGCGGCCAGAGAAAGGAAGCTCCGGGTGGGCTTGCTGGAAGGCTGTGTGATGCCCGTGCTGTTCCCGGAGGTCAACCTTGCGACAGTCCGAGTGCTCTCGAAGCTCGGATGTGAGGTGGTTGTGCCGCCGGGGCAGGGCTGCTGCGGGGCGCTGCACGTGCACAACGGCTACGGGCGCCAGGCCGCGCGTATGGCGCTCAGAAACATGGCTGTTTTCGAGGCGGCCCAATGCGACGTTATCGTTGTGAACTCCGCCGGATGCGGATCCACCATGAAGGAGTATGCGGGGCTCTTCCCCGAGGGCAGTCCGGAACGGGAGCGGGCGACGGCGTTCTCCGCGAAGGTGCGGGATGTCTCCGAGGTGATCGCCGGCCTGCTGGATGAGGCGGATCTGAAGCCGGTGGAGATGACTGTCACCTACCACGATGCGTGTCATCTGGCGCACGGGCAGAAGATCCGCTCGGAACCGCGCCGCATGCTCTCGGCTATTCCCGGACTGACGCTGGTGGACTTGCCCGAATCTGATCACTGCTGCGGGAGTGCGGGCGTCTACAGCTTCACCCAGCCGGAAATGGCCGTGAGGCTTCTGAAGCGCAAGGTGGCCAACATCGAGTCCACCGGTGCGGAGGTGGTGGCCACGGGCAATCCGGGCTGTCAGATGTGGATCCGCTCCGGGCTGAAGCTGGAGGGAAGCTCCGTGCGCGCCCTGCATCCCATCGAGATCGTGGATCTGGCCCTGACGTCACAAGATTCTCCATCCCCGGGGTGA
- a CDS encoding lactate dehydrogenase — MLPSADARTAPGETASNAALMRDLAAIVGPENVSSTTAERMVYEADGFTMARRRPAAVVHPASTSEVQAIVRLAAGRGIPFVARGAGTGLSGGAMAPPGGIIISLTRMRRILDIDLRNRRLTAEAGVVNLKVTQAVAANGLHYAPDPSSQSACTLGGNVAENAGGPHTLKYGVTVNHLLGLKMVLPDGDLLDIPGETEDNPGYDLPGLITGSEGTLGIVTEVTVRLTPLPQKTWTALAVFETITDATRCVSSIIAAGIIPAALELMDANVIQAVEAAFHFGLPLDAQAVLIIELDGLEAGLDKLGERVRGICESHAVRELRIAQNEEARTALWMCRKKAVGSLGRLAPSHCTQDCVIPRSALPEVLEKIGRIARDFDLRIANVFHAGDGNLHPIVLYDDRDDEQVRRVLECNAAIVRACVEAGGTITGEHGVGVEKLEFMPLIFSEADLAAMDRVRAAFDPQGLCNPGKLLPGGGGCADLVLNKKAAV; from the coding sequence ATGCTCCCATCAGCCGACGCCCGAACCGCTCCCGGTGAGACAGCTTCCAACGCCGCTCTGATGCGTGACCTGGCCGCCATCGTGGGGCCGGAGAACGTGTCCTCCACTACAGCGGAGCGGATGGTTTATGAGGCGGACGGATTCACGATGGCGCGGCGGCGTCCGGCTGCGGTTGTTCATCCTGCGTCCACTTCCGAGGTTCAGGCCATTGTACGTCTGGCTGCCGGTCGCGGAATCCCCTTCGTTGCGCGGGGAGCCGGCACAGGACTCTCGGGGGGAGCAATGGCGCCTCCCGGCGGCATCATCATCTCACTGACGCGTATGCGCCGCATTTTGGACATTGACCTGCGTAACCGCCGCCTCACCGCTGAGGCCGGGGTGGTGAATCTGAAAGTCACTCAGGCGGTGGCCGCAAATGGCCTGCATTATGCTCCAGACCCTTCCAGTCAATCCGCCTGCACCCTTGGGGGCAATGTGGCCGAGAACGCGGGAGGACCGCACACGCTGAAGTACGGCGTCACGGTCAATCATCTGCTGGGCCTCAAGATGGTTCTGCCGGACGGGGATCTTCTGGACATTCCGGGCGAGACCGAAGACAATCCAGGCTACGATCTTCCGGGGCTGATTACAGGGTCTGAAGGGACGCTGGGCATCGTGACCGAGGTCACGGTTCGTCTGACTCCATTGCCTCAGAAGACCTGGACGGCGCTGGCAGTGTTTGAGACCATAACGGATGCAACCCGCTGCGTCTCCTCCATCATTGCTGCGGGCATCATCCCGGCCGCTCTGGAGCTTATGGACGCCAATGTCATCCAGGCGGTGGAGGCTGCATTCCATTTCGGGCTGCCGTTGGATGCTCAGGCGGTTCTCATCATCGAACTGGACGGTCTGGAGGCAGGGCTGGATAAACTGGGGGAGCGGGTCCGCGGTATCTGTGAGTCTCACGCGGTGCGCGAACTTCGGATCGCACAGAATGAAGAGGCGCGCACGGCGCTTTGGATGTGCCGGAAGAAGGCCGTGGGCTCGCTCGGGCGTTTGGCTCCAAGCCACTGCACCCAAGACTGTGTTATTCCCCGCAGCGCGCTGCCGGAAGTGCTTGAAAAGATTGGCCGTATCGCCCGCGATTTCGACCTGCGCATCGCAAACGTGTTCCACGCCGGCGACGGGAATCTGCATCCCATCGTGTTGTATGACGACCGCGACGATGAGCAGGTGCGGCGGGTTCTGGAGTGCAACGCAGCGATCGTGCGGGCGTGCGTGGAGGCGGGCGGGACCATCACCGGAGAGCACGGGGTGGGCGTGGAGAAGCTGGAGTTTATGCCGCTGATCTTCTCGGAAGCGGACCTTGCGGCCATGGACCGGGTGCGTGCCGCCTTCGACCCTCAGGGCCTCTGCAATCCGGGCAAGCTGCTGCCGGGTGGAGGAGGATGCGCGGACCTGGTGCTCAACAAGAAGGCGGCTGTTTAG
- a CDS encoding short-chain dehydrogenase: MSGKLLTGRVAVVTGAGRGIGRSAAALLASKGVRVAAVARTREQLESLAAEHTPLIHPYPADVGDPDAVAQVFDRVRNDLGPVTILIACAGTGRFGDTLSLGSEVWHQTIAVNLTGIYFCNVAAIRQMLEAGGGDIVNVLSVVADMAAPQMAAYAASKAGALGLTRSLAAEFRGRGVRITALLPGATDTPLWDTAGSDLDRSRMMKAADVAEAAVWCVERPESASVDVLQIMPKEGFL, from the coding sequence ATGAGCGGCAAGTTGCTGACAGGCAGGGTTGCGGTTGTGACAGGGGCCGGGCGCGGCATCGGAAGGTCCGCGGCGGCCCTTCTCGCTTCGAAAGGCGTGCGCGTTGCAGCCGTGGCGCGGACTCGGGAACAGCTGGAGTCACTGGCGGCGGAACACACGCCCCTCATCCATCCTTATCCTGCCGATGTCGGCGACCCGGACGCAGTTGCCCAGGTCTTCGATCGGGTGCGAAATGATCTTGGGCCGGTGACCATTCTTATCGCCTGCGCGGGCACAGGCCGTTTCGGCGACACTTTGTCGCTGGGGTCGGAAGTCTGGCATCAGACGATCGCCGTGAACCTCACCGGTATCTATTTCTGCAACGTTGCGGCCATCCGCCAGATGCTGGAGGCAGGGGGAGGGGACATCGTGAACGTCCTCTCGGTGGTGGCGGATATGGCTGCTCCGCAGATGGCGGCCTACGCCGCCTCCAAGGCGGGGGCGCTCGGCCTGACGCGTTCGTTGGCGGCGGAGTTTCGAGGGCGGGGAGTGCGTATCACGGCGCTTTTGCCGGGAGCCACCGACACGCCGCTGTGGGATACGGCCGGGTCGGATCTGGATCGGTCCCGTATGATGAAGGCGGCGGATGTTGCCGAGGCCGCGGTCTGGTGCGTGGAGCGCCCGGAGAGCGCCAGTGTCGACGTTCTGCAGATCATGCCAAAAGAAGGCTTCCTCTGA
- the folE gene encoding GTP cyclohydrolase 1, with amino-acid sequence MEEHFKAIIQAVGEDPDREGLLKTPSRAAKAFEFLTSGYRMDLETVLNNAVFHEEHTSMIIVRDIEFYSLCEHHLLPFFGRAHVAYIPDGRIIGLSKVARIVDMFARRLQVQERLTQQIASAIECAVQPLGVAVVLEAQHLCMMTRGVQKQGSLMVTSSVSGEFHEDEKTRAEFFQLLQVAKRDNPG; translated from the coding sequence GTGGAGGAACACTTTAAGGCCATCATCCAGGCCGTGGGGGAGGATCCCGACAGGGAAGGTCTGCTCAAGACTCCGTCCCGGGCGGCCAAAGCGTTCGAATTCCTCACCAGCGGCTACCGGATGGATCTGGAGACCGTGCTGAACAACGCGGTCTTCCACGAAGAGCACACCAGTATGATCATCGTCCGCGACATCGAGTTCTACTCGCTGTGCGAGCACCACTTGCTGCCGTTCTTTGGACGGGCGCATGTGGCTTATATCCCGGACGGCAGGATTATCGGGCTCTCGAAAGTGGCGCGGATTGTGGACATGTTTGCACGCAGGCTTCAGGTGCAGGAGCGGTTGACCCAGCAGATCGCAAGCGCCATCGAATGCGCTGTGCAACCGCTGGGAGTGGCGGTCGTGCTGGAGGCCCAGCACCTGTGTATGATGACACGGGGAGTCCAGAAACAGGGGTCGCTTATGGTGACCAGCTCGGTGTCGGGCGAGTTCCATGAGGACGAGAAGACCCGGGCCGAGTTCTTCCAGCTCTTGCAGGTGGCCAAGAGGGATAATCCGGGATGA